Proteins encoded by one window of Desulfovibrio ferrophilus:
- a CDS encoding DUF4197 domain-containing protein → MQRSNTLTILILVAIVIGLSPVAARGGWLDTVKEVAPVIIDDGGSKTGTSATSALSSDEVISGLKQALNVAVDKATSSLGSPGGYLDNLDVRIPMPSSLTRAEQMARGLGQDKLADEFITSMNRAAEQAAPETVSIFSNAIRKMSFADARAILNGPDDAATKYFERTSSAALIKRIRPIVEKATDSVGVTSKYKSFMGGVSTLGAVTGMQVDDLDGYVTDKATEGLFLMMAREEKMIRDNPVARTTDLLRKVFGSVGK, encoded by the coding sequence ATGCAGCGATCTAATACACTTACAATACTGATCCTTGTGGCGATAGTGATTGGCCTGTCACCCGTTGCCGCCCGTGGCGGCTGGCTGGATACGGTCAAGGAAGTCGCGCCCGTGATTATTGACGATGGCGGTAGCAAGACAGGCACAAGCGCAACCTCTGCCCTGAGTTCCGACGAGGTCATTTCCGGCCTGAAGCAGGCGCTCAATGTGGCCGTGGACAAGGCCACGTCGTCTCTGGGCAGTCCCGGTGGATATCTGGATAATCTGGATGTACGCATTCCCATGCCATCCTCCCTGACTCGCGCCGAGCAAATGGCCCGTGGGCTTGGGCAGGACAAGTTGGCCGACGAATTCATCACTTCCATGAACCGTGCTGCGGAACAGGCAGCGCCCGAGACCGTCTCCATCTTCAGCAATGCCATCCGTAAGATGAGTTTTGCCGATGCCCGGGCCATTCTGAATGGGCCGGACGATGCCGCCACCAAGTATTTCGAGCGCACCAGCTCCGCGGCGCTTATCAAGCGCATCCGGCCCATCGTTGAAAAGGCCACCGATTCCGTGGGAGTGACCAGCAAGTACAAGAGTTTCATGGGCGGGGTCTCGACCCTTGGTGCAGTGACTGGAATGCAGGTGGATGATCTGGATGGCTATGTCACGGACAAGGCGACTGAAGGTCTGTTCCTGATGATGGCTCGCGAGGAAAAGATGATTCGGGACAACCCCGTGGCCCGAACCACCGATTTGCTGCGCAAAGTTTTCGGGTCTGTGGGTAAGTAG
- a CDS encoding glycine C-acetyltransferase: MSHPLLKRLKADAEQLRREGLYKEERIITSPQQAAITVGNGPEVLNFCANNYLGLSNNQQLVNTAKSALDTYGFGMSSVRFICGTQDIHTTLETRLTQFLGTEDTILYGSCFDANGGLFEAILGPEDAIISDALNHASIIDGVRLCKAKRFRYANNDMVELEARLKEADGCRTKLIVTDGVFSMDGIIADLATICDLADKYEALVMVDDSHAVGFVGQTGRGTHEHCGVMGRVDIITGTLGKALGGASGGYTSGRREIIEWLRQRSRPYLFSNSLAPVIAATSIAVLDMLSETTELRERLTDNSHHFRSRMQEAGFDLVPGEHAIIPVMLGDAVLAQKMAAGLLEKGIYVIGFSFPVVPKGKARIRTQMSAAHTRDQINRAVDAFIKVGRELGVIN; this comes from the coding sequence ATGAGCCACCCCCTTCTCAAACGCCTGAAAGCGGATGCCGAGCAATTGCGCCGCGAAGGTCTCTATAAGGAAGAGCGAATCATCACCTCGCCACAGCAGGCGGCCATCACCGTGGGCAACGGACCCGAGGTGCTCAATTTTTGCGCCAACAACTATCTGGGACTATCCAACAACCAGCAACTGGTGAACACTGCCAAGTCAGCGCTGGACACCTACGGCTTCGGCATGTCCTCGGTGCGCTTCATCTGCGGCACCCAGGATATCCACACCACGTTGGAAACCAGACTCACACAATTCCTGGGAACTGAGGACACCATCCTCTATGGTTCCTGCTTCGACGCCAATGGCGGTCTTTTCGAAGCCATCCTCGGCCCCGAGGACGCCATTATCTCCGATGCACTGAACCACGCTTCCATCATCGATGGCGTGCGCCTGTGCAAGGCCAAGCGCTTCCGTTACGCCAACAACGACATGGTCGAGCTCGAAGCCAGACTCAAGGAAGCAGACGGCTGCCGGACCAAGCTCATCGTTACCGACGGCGTGTTCTCCATGGATGGTATCATCGCCGACCTCGCCACCATCTGCGACCTTGCCGACAAGTACGAAGCACTGGTCATGGTGGATGACTCCCACGCAGTGGGCTTTGTCGGTCAAACAGGCCGCGGTACTCATGAGCACTGCGGGGTCATGGGCAGGGTAGACATCATCACCGGCACCCTGGGCAAAGCTCTGGGCGGTGCCTCCGGCGGTTACACCTCCGGGCGCAGGGAAATCATAGAGTGGCTCAGGCAGCGTTCACGCCCGTATCTTTTCTCCAACAGTCTGGCCCCGGTCATCGCGGCCACGTCCATCGCCGTGCTGGACATGCTGTCCGAGACAACGGAACTGCGCGAACGCCTGACTGACAACAGCCACCATTTCCGCAGCCGCATGCAGGAGGCCGGATTCGATCTGGTTCCTGGCGAACATGCCATTATCCCGGTGATGCTTGGCGACGCTGTTCTGGCCCAGAAAATGGCCGCAGGGCTGCTGGAAAAAGGCATCTACGTCATCGGCTTCAGCTTCCCTGTTGTGCCCAAGGGCAAGGCACGCATCCGCACCCAGATGTCCGCTGCCCACACCCGTGACCAAATCAATCGCGCGGTGGACGCCTTCATCAAGGTGGGCCGCGAACTGGGAGTGATCAACTGA
- a CDS encoding Lrp/AsnC family transcriptional regulator has product MEERKIVLDDVDRGIIEELQVNGRESYKSIARKLGVSDGTVRLRTERMIRAGYLRISASVDPLFFENTVTALVGINLERRADRALMEQLAALPGVQSVINATGRYDLMIEVSVSSRRGLRKFLVDGLSDIGGVIASESYVYLDAMGKWVEQKEAESD; this is encoded by the coding sequence ATGGAAGAGAGGAAAATTGTTCTGGATGACGTTGATCGGGGAATCATCGAAGAATTGCAGGTCAACGGACGTGAATCCTACAAGAGCATCGCGCGCAAGCTTGGTGTTTCCGACGGGACGGTTCGTCTGAGAACCGAACGCATGATTCGCGCTGGCTACTTGCGTATTTCCGCCTCGGTGGATCCCCTGTTTTTCGAGAACACAGTGACCGCACTGGTGGGCATTAATTTGGAGCGTCGTGCTGATCGTGCCTTGATGGAACAGTTGGCGGCCCTGCCTGGGGTTCAGTCCGTCATCAACGCCACTGGCCGATATGATCTGATGATCGAGGTCTCCGTGTCTTCACGCCGGGGACTGCGTAAATTCCTGGTGGACGGCCTGTCCGACATCGGTGGAGTGATTGCCTCGGAGAGCTATGTTTACCTGGATGCCATGGGGAAGTGGGTCGAACAAAAGGAAGCCGAAAGCGATTGA
- the tdh gene encoding L-threonine 3-dehydrogenase: MKALVKAKPEEGIWMEEVPVPGIGPNDVLIQVSKTAICGTDIHIFNWDKWAQKTIPVPMVVGHEFVGEILGIGSEVMGLALGDRVSAEGHITCGHCRNCRAGRRHLCRNTMGVGVNRPGCFAQFISVPASNVFKVPEAISDEVASVLDPLGNAVHTALSFDLVGEDVLITGAGPIGTMAVAVCKHVGARHVVITDVNPYRLDLARKMGATRAVNVAEDDLMQVMDDLGMTEGFDVGLEMSGSPAAFRQLLKTMNHGGHVALLGILPEETPIDWTEVVFKGLQVKGIYGREMFETWYKMASMLQSGLDVTPAITHHFKVDDYAEGFEIMRSGQSGKVILDWD; this comes from the coding sequence ATGAAGGCACTGGTCAAGGCCAAGCCCGAGGAAGGCATCTGGATGGAAGAGGTGCCCGTACCGGGCATCGGTCCCAACGATGTGCTCATCCAGGTCAGCAAGACCGCCATCTGCGGCACGGACATCCACATCTTCAACTGGGACAAATGGGCCCAGAAGACCATTCCCGTCCCCATGGTCGTTGGCCACGAGTTTGTGGGAGAAATCCTGGGCATCGGGTCCGAGGTCATGGGCCTTGCGCTGGGCGATCGGGTTTCTGCCGAGGGCCACATCACCTGTGGACATTGCCGTAACTGCCGCGCCGGACGCAGGCATTTATGCCGCAACACCATGGGTGTCGGCGTCAACCGGCCGGGATGTTTTGCACAATTCATCAGTGTCCCGGCTTCCAATGTTTTCAAGGTGCCCGAAGCCATCTCCGACGAGGTTGCTTCGGTACTTGACCCACTGGGAAATGCAGTGCATACCGCGCTGTCCTTCGATTTGGTGGGCGAAGATGTGCTCATCACCGGGGCGGGCCCCATCGGCACAATGGCCGTTGCAGTCTGCAAACACGTGGGTGCAAGACACGTTGTCATCACCGACGTGAACCCCTACCGCCTGGATCTGGCCCGCAAGATGGGCGCGACCCGTGCGGTCAACGTGGCCGAAGATGATCTGATGCAGGTCATGGATGATCTGGGCATGACCGAAGGCTTCGACGTAGGCCTGGAGATGTCCGGCAGCCCAGCGGCCTTCCGCCAGTTGCTCAAGACCATGAACCACGGAGGCCATGTCGCCCTACTGGGCATCCTGCCTGAGGAGACCCCCATCGACTGGACTGAGGTGGTCTTCAAGGGATTGCAGGTCAAAGGCATCTATGGCCGTGAAATGTTTGAAACCTGGTACAAGATGGCATCCATGCTCCAAAGCGGGCTGGATGTAACCCCGGCCATCACCCACCACTTCAAGGTGGATGATTATGCCGAAGGCTTCGAGATCATGCGCTCGGGCCAATCGGGGAAGGTCATTCTCGACTGGGACTAG
- a CDS encoding DUF1566 domain-containing protein — MSRHLPLVFSCLMALIILEGTAIAGQLPYPIVDTGQQTCYSDTRQILCPKTGRTFSGQDAQFTGNAPAYRDNGDGTVSDLNTGLMWVKERGDKMSWKQAMRGAQNCRVGGYNDWRAPTIKELYSLIDFRGRVQRFSAKSIPYLDTRYFDFQYGDTRTGARNIDCQDWSATRYQGTTMKDQPTAFGVNFADGRIKGYPTATRDQRGLRFMRYVRGNRTYGSNDFKANGNGTVTDRATSLVWQQEDSGKTLNWQDALNYCEALNLGGKSDWRLPNAKELQSIVDYSRSPTATKSAAIDPAFSVSKIESYYWTSTTHLDGPHNGDAAVYIAFGRAMGYMNKRGSAQKTFMDVHGAGAQRSDPKSGDPAAYPQGQGPQGDDRRIYNFVRCVRGGQTAAYVPKALSALPPWDGTSSIPTGAISTGTHPRQSPPSDGQRMNQGSSGMGQQGHRGMGKQGRQGPPREAFTACENKSKGDQCSFNTPRGTMEGLCIAPQDQLVCAPANGRRGGMQ; from the coding sequence ATGAGCCGCCACCTGCCTCTCGTTTTCAGTTGCCTTATGGCGCTAATCATCCTGGAAGGCACTGCCATTGCCGGGCAACTGCCCTACCCCATAGTGGATACCGGGCAACAGACCTGCTACAGCGACACGCGCCAGATTCTCTGCCCCAAGACAGGCAGGACTTTCAGTGGTCAGGACGCCCAGTTCACGGGCAATGCCCCAGCCTACCGCGACAATGGCGACGGGACCGTCAGCGATCTGAACACGGGCCTGATGTGGGTCAAGGAACGCGGTGACAAAATGAGCTGGAAACAAGCCATGCGCGGTGCCCAAAATTGTCGAGTGGGAGGATACAACGACTGGCGCGCCCCCACCATCAAGGAACTCTATTCCCTCATCGACTTTCGAGGCAGAGTTCAAAGGTTCTCCGCAAAATCGATCCCTTATCTGGACACCCGATATTTCGATTTCCAGTACGGTGACACCCGCACTGGAGCGCGTAATATTGACTGCCAAGACTGGTCCGCCACCAGATACCAGGGCACGACCATGAAAGACCAGCCCACAGCCTTTGGCGTCAACTTCGCAGACGGACGCATCAAGGGCTATCCTACCGCCACTCGCGACCAAAGAGGCCTCCGCTTTATGCGCTATGTGCGTGGCAACCGCACTTACGGCAGCAATGATTTCAAAGCCAATGGCAACGGAACCGTCACGGATCGGGCGACGTCCCTTGTCTGGCAGCAGGAGGATAGTGGCAAGACGCTGAACTGGCAGGATGCTCTCAACTACTGTGAAGCCCTGAACCTCGGTGGCAAAAGCGACTGGCGACTGCCCAACGCCAAGGAACTGCAAAGTATCGTGGATTATAGCCGCAGCCCCACAGCCACGAAGTCGGCGGCCATTGATCCCGCATTTTCAGTGAGCAAAATCGAATCCTACTACTGGACCAGCACCACTCATCTGGATGGCCCACACAATGGCGACGCCGCCGTGTATATCGCCTTCGGCCGAGCCATGGGATATATGAACAAACGCGGCTCCGCCCAAAAGACTTTCATGGATGTCCATGGAGCAGGTGCGCAGCGCAGTGATCCAAAATCCGGCGATCCCGCAGCCTATCCACAGGGCCAGGGGCCCCAAGGGGATGACCGACGAATCTACAACTTCGTCCGCTGCGTCAGGGGCGGACAGACCGCAGCCTACGTGCCCAAGGCACTGTCCGCACTCCCGCCGTGGGACGGCACATCTTCCATCCCCACCGGTGCCATAAGCACGGGCACGCACCCCAGACAAAGCCCTCCCAGTGATGGCCAAAGGATGAATCAGGGCTCCTCCGGGATGGGTCAACAAGGTCACCGTGGCATGGGCAAACAGGGCCGCCAAGGGCCACCGCGCGAGGCGTTCACAGCCTGTGAGAATAAATCCAAAGGAGATCAGTGTAGTTTCAACACTCCGCGTGGGACAATGGAGGGCCTGTGCATTGCTCCCCAAGATCAACTGGTCTGCGCACCAGCCAATGGGCGACGAGGCGGCATGCAATAA